Proteins encoded within one genomic window of Armatimonadota bacterium:
- a CDS encoding protein-L-isoaspartate(D-aspartate) O-methyltransferase produces MVEEQIRSRGVTDPRVLRAMLTVPRHRFVPDEYLSQAYADRPLPIGYGQTISQPYIVALMSAEADVRSGERALEIGTGSGYQAAILAELTDQVYTIEIIQPLARAAARRLRDLGYVRVRTRIGDGYLGWPEAAPFDAILVTAAPDHVPPPLLAQLREGGRMVVPVGPPGLVQTLWRITKKGGKLEFTNLGSVLFVPLVRP; encoded by the coding sequence ATGGTGGAAGAGCAGATCAGGTCCCGCGGCGTCACCGATCCGCGTGTGTTGCGGGCCATGCTCACCGTGCCCCGCCACCGCTTCGTCCCCGACGAGTACCTCTCCCAGGCGTACGCCGACAGGCCCCTGCCCATCGGGTACGGCCAGACCATCTCCCAGCCGTACATCGTGGCACTGATGTCCGCGGAGGCCGACGTCCGGTCCGGCGAGCGCGCTCTGGAGATCGGAACCGGCTCGGGCTATCAGGCGGCCATCCTGGCCGAGCTGACTGACCAGGTCTACACCATCGAGATCATCCAGCCGCTGGCCCGCGCGGCTGCCAGGAGGTTGCGGGATCTGGGCTACGTCCGCGTGCGTACGCGGATCGGGGACGGATACCTGGGGTGGCCGGAGGCCGCTCCTTTCGACGCGATCCTGGTGACCGCCGCTCCGGATCACGTCCCGCCCCCGCTACTGGCTCAGCTCAGGGAAGGTGGCCGCATGGTGGTCCCGGTGGGCCCCCCTGGCCTGGTGCAGACCCTGTGGCGGATCACGAAGAAAGGCGGGAAGCTGGAGTTCACCAACCTGGGGTCCGTGCTCTTCGTCCCCCTGGTCCGGCCGTAG
- a CDS encoding methionine synthase: MNPYLGSGMGALPPFLPTAVGSLPHTDPGAACDLVVRWLPELPAWPQLPRRDARERLPAQFCRGFPGVVLEGGRVYVDRRQDLDAGLERLYARYLSKELEASALDGDFAAGLERFLTLRPESALAVKGQVLGPVSWGLTVTDQDRRALLYDEMLADAAARYLHLQAAWQERALRRLCAQTIIFVDEPYLAAFGSAYLAVEREEVQKLLEEVLAGIEGLKGVHCCGNTDWSLLLETSVDILNFDAYDHAEALSLYPQALRAFLDRGGIIAWGIVPTGSDAQVMAESVGSLTERLWGALRLVASKGVPLDDLLAASLLTPACGLGTLSEAAASRALELLSGVSAQMRKTLGGEPP; this comes from the coding sequence GTGAATCCGTACCTGGGCTCTGGCATGGGCGCGCTCCCTCCTTTCCTTCCTACGGCCGTGGGCAGTCTGCCGCACACCGACCCCGGGGCGGCATGCGACCTGGTCGTGCGATGGCTCCCGGAGCTTCCCGCCTGGCCCCAGCTCCCCCGGCGGGACGCGCGGGAGCGTCTGCCGGCGCAGTTTTGCCGCGGCTTTCCCGGTGTGGTCTTGGAAGGCGGCCGCGTCTACGTGGATCGGCGGCAGGACCTGGACGCCGGTCTGGAGCGTTTGTACGCCCGCTACCTGAGCAAGGAGTTAGAGGCATCGGCGCTGGACGGGGACTTCGCAGCCGGCCTGGAGCGCTTCCTCACCCTGCGTCCAGAGTCGGCGCTGGCGGTGAAAGGCCAGGTTCTCGGTCCGGTGAGCTGGGGGCTGACCGTGACCGACCAGGACAGGCGCGCCCTCCTCTACGACGAGATGCTGGCGGACGCGGCGGCGCGGTACCTGCACCTGCAGGCGGCCTGGCAGGAGCGGGCGCTGCGGCGTCTTTGTGCGCAGACCATTATCTTCGTCGATGAGCCCTACCTGGCGGCTTTCGGCTCGGCGTACCTGGCAGTGGAGCGGGAGGAGGTCCAAAAGCTTCTGGAAGAGGTGCTTGCCGGCATCGAGGGGCTGAAGGGGGTGCACTGCTGCGGGAACACGGACTGGTCCCTGCTATTGGAGACCTCGGTGGACATCCTCAACTTCGACGCCTACGACCACGCCGAAGCCCTGTCGCTGTACCCGCAGGCGCTGCGCGCCTTCCTGGACCGGGGCGGGATCATCGCCTGGGGCATCGTGCCCACGGGCAGCGACGCCCAGGTAATGGCGGAGAGTGTGGGCAGCCTTACCGAGCGCCTCTGGGGCGCGCTGCGGCTCGTGGCCTCCAAGGGCGTCCCCCTCGACGACCTCCTGGCCGCCTCCCTCCTCACCCCGGCCTGCGGGTTGGGGACGCTCTCCGAGGCGGCGGCCTCGCGGGCCCTGGAGCTGTTGTCTGGTGTGTCGGCGCAGATGCGCAAGACACTTGGAGGTGAACCCCCGTGA